One genomic window of Roseobacter ponti includes the following:
- a CDS encoding Y-family DNA polymerase: MTDRRILSLWFPRMGADRLMRRDPQLHAVPLAVVEERGNMQVLTSLNTAAQGFGLRSGQPVRDAHAMCEGLITRARSVQGEAAFLAVLQRWAGKFSPWVATEASDGLVVDLTGCAHLFGGEEALLEVVQQDCNDLGLAVQMGLADTRGAAWALARFAGQSAGAYRSGDAIDQEARATRSRAGKRRHWTRGGAAPVVRRGPDQATHRIAAPGQSYSALSALPVAALRLDADLVAQLARLGLRRVGDLLGQPRASLARRFGRGVVMRMDQAMGSAPEPVSPAKPPDHFAVRLTLPDPIGLEDDILAGIDRLLPRLCESLKDKGRGARRVRLQAFRSDHDIQSVEVGLARPSRDPARIRPLLALKLDSIDAGFGIDMLRIEAVQTEPIHCRSAVGHLEAGHVVNKRLAANTAVDDLIGRIGARVGMEQITRLHPAESHIPEKTSKVLAAAWSDPWKEDWPAARTPRPLLLWQPEPVHAPDVPQVPQVFRWRGQTLTRHRAIGPERISPEWWLDDPDWRSGVRDYWVTETEDGQRLWLFYGHGHMMSSGWFCQGAFA, translated from the coding sequence ATGACCGATCGACGGATTTTATCCCTGTGGTTCCCGCGGATGGGGGCCGACCGGCTGATGCGCCGGGACCCGCAGCTGCATGCGGTGCCGCTGGCTGTGGTCGAAGAGCGGGGCAATATGCAGGTGCTGACTTCGCTGAACACGGCCGCTCAGGGCTTTGGCCTGCGCAGCGGTCAGCCGGTGCGCGATGCCCATGCAATGTGTGAAGGGCTGATCACCCGGGCCCGCTCGGTGCAGGGTGAGGCGGCGTTTCTGGCGGTGCTGCAACGCTGGGCGGGCAAGTTCAGCCCCTGGGTCGCGACCGAGGCCAGCGACGGGCTGGTGGTGGATCTGACCGGCTGCGCGCATCTTTTTGGTGGCGAGGAGGCTTTGCTGGAGGTGGTTCAGCAGGATTGCAACGATCTTGGTCTTGCGGTGCAGATGGGGCTTGCAGATACCCGTGGGGCGGCCTGGGCGCTGGCGCGTTTTGCCGGGCAGAGTGCGGGGGCCTATCGTTCTGGCGATGCGATCGATCAGGAGGCCCGCGCCACCCGGTCGCGCGCGGGCAAACGCCGCCACTGGACCCGCGGCGGGGCGGCACCGGTGGTCCGCAGGGGCCCTGATCAGGCGACGCACCGGATTGCGGCACCAGGCCAGAGCTACTCGGCGCTGAGCGCGCTGCCGGTGGCGGCCCTGCGGCTGGACGCGGATCTGGTGGCGCAGCTTGCGCGTCTGGGGCTGCGCCGGGTGGGCGATCTGCTGGGGCAGCCACGGGCGAGCCTCGCGCGCCGTTTCGGGCGCGGGGTGGTGATGCGCATGGATCAGGCGATGGGGTCTGCACCGGAACCTGTCTCGCCGGCAAAGCCGCCGGATCATTTTGCCGTGCGCCTGACCCTGCCCGATCCGATCGGGCTCGAGGATGACATTCTGGCCGGCATTGACCGGCTGTTGCCGCGTCTGTGTGAAAGCCTGAAAGACAAGGGGCGTGGCGCCCGGCGGGTCCGGCTACAGGCCTTTCGCAGTGATCATGATATTCAGTCGGTTGAGGTCGGTCTGGCGCGGCCTTCACGCGATCCGGCGCGCATCCGTCCCCTGCTGGCGTTAAAACTCGACAGCATCGATGCGGGGTTCGGCATTGATATGCTGCGGATAGAGGCGGTGCAGACCGAGCCCATCCACTGCCGCAGCGCCGTTGGTCATCTCGAAGCGGGTCATGTGGTCAACAAGCGCCTGGCCGCCAATACCGCGGTGGATGATCTCATAGGGCGGATCGGGGCGCGGGTCGGCATGGAGCAGATCACGCGGCTGCATCCGGCAGAGAGCCATATCCCTGAAAAGACCAGCAAGGTGCTGGCGGCCGCCTGGTCGGACCCCTGGAAGGAAGACTGGCCCGCGGCGCGCACCCCGCGCCCCCTGCTGCTGTGGCAGCCGGAGCCGGTCCACGCGCCGGATGTGCCGCAGGTGCCACAGGTCTTTCGCTGGCGGGGACAGACGCTGACCCGCCACCGGGCCATCGGGCCGGAACGGATCTCTCCTGAATGGTGGCTGGATGACCCGGACTGGCGCAGCGGTGTGCGTGATTACTGGGTGACCGAAACCGAAGACGGCCAGCGGCTCTGGCTCTTTTACGGACACGGGCACATGATGTCGTCGGGATGGTTTTGTCAGGGGGCTTTCGCCTGA
- a CDS encoding AEC family transporter: protein MIEIFLKTVPFFALIGLGYWAGATRFFTAEATAYLTKFVFYFALSAMIFRFTSNLELSDVWDGNLVLGYLAGTIAVYLLATGVAMLRKQSLEVTAVEAQCAVIGNVGFLGIPMLTLLLGEAAIGPVVMTVSIDLIVFSGLIVILITLSREGRLSIRTFGTVGLGLVRNPMIMSVVAGLTWAWLQLPIPAPMNDFLTILGGAATPGALFAIGASLSGKSAERMQTAAWLTFCKLGLHPLFVACGVIWLFPVDPYTATVVISAAALPVAGNVYILAQHYGVAPQRVSTAILVSTIVSILTVSGVIAALTAP, encoded by the coding sequence ATGATTGAAATCTTTCTCAAAACGGTGCCCTTTTTTGCCCTGATCGGGCTGGGGTACTGGGCCGGGGCCACACGCTTTTTCACCGCAGAGGCCACGGCCTACCTGACAAAGTTCGTGTTCTATTTCGCCCTCTCGGCGATGATCTTCCGCTTTACGTCCAATCTCGAGCTTTCAGACGTCTGGGATGGCAACCTTGTGCTGGGCTATCTCGCCGGCACCATCGCGGTCTATCTGCTTGCCACAGGGGTTGCGATGCTGCGCAAACAGAGCCTTGAGGTCACCGCCGTCGAGGCACAGTGCGCGGTGATCGGAAACGTGGGCTTTCTGGGCATCCCGATGCTGACCCTGCTGCTGGGCGAGGCCGCGATCGGCCCGGTAGTTATGACCGTCAGCATTGATCTCATTGTCTTTTCCGGGCTCATCGTGATCCTGATCACCCTCTCGCGTGAAGGACGGCTAAGCATCCGCACCTTTGGCACGGTCGGTCTGGGACTGGTGCGCAACCCGATGATCATGTCGGTGGTGGCCGGGCTGACATGGGCCTGGCTACAACTTCCGATCCCCGCGCCGATGAACGATTTCCTGACGATCCTCGGCGGTGCAGCAACGCCCGGGGCGCTCTTTGCCATCGGGGCGTCGCTCTCGGGCAAATCAGCGGAACGGATGCAGACGGCTGCCTGGCTCACCTTCTGCAAACTCGGGCTGCACCCGCTTTTTGTCGCCTGTGGTGTGATCTGGCTCTTTCCGGTCGATCCCTACACCGCAACTGTGGTCATTTCCGCCGCCGCACTGCCGGTGGCCGGCAATGTGTATATTCTCGCACAGCACTACGGTGTGGCACCACAGCGGGTCTCAACCGCTATTCTGGTTTCGACCATCGTCAGCATCCTGACAGTGAGCGGCGTCATCGCAGCCCTGACGGCCCCCTAA
- a CDS encoding YaiI/YqxD family protein, translated as MTALYIDADACPVKAEAEKVATRHGIRMFVVSNGGLRPSQNPLVETVIVDDGPDIADMWIAERCGPGDVVVTGDIPLAAKCVEAGAEVLKHNGEPLTRANIGNVLATRDLMADLRAADPFRQGGGKGFTKADRSRFLDALERALRAAQAPR; from the coding sequence ATGACGGCACTCTACATCGACGCAGACGCCTGTCCGGTAAAAGCCGAGGCGGAAAAAGTCGCCACACGGCACGGTATCCGCATGTTTGTGGTCTCTAACGGCGGGCTCAGACCATCACAAAACCCTCTTGTAGAGACTGTAATCGTCGACGACGGACCGGACATCGCCGACATGTGGATCGCGGAACGCTGTGGTCCCGGAGATGTGGTCGTGACGGGAGACATTCCGCTTGCCGCAAAATGTGTGGAGGCGGGTGCTGAGGTGCTCAAACACAACGGTGAGCCCCTGACCCGGGCCAATATCGGCAACGTGCTGGCCACCCGCGATCTGATGGCAGACCTGCGCGCGGCGGATCCTTTCCGCCAGGGTGGCGGCAAAGGGTTTACCAAAGCCGACCGGTCGCGGTTTCTCGACGCGCTGGAACGTGCCTTGCGCGCAGCACAGGCCCCGCGCTAG
- a CDS encoding TetR/AcrR family transcriptional regulator, protein MTNTAETIRKGRKFDQVLDGARQVFMADGFEGASVDEIARVASVSKATLYSYFPDKRLLFMEVANRECQRQAHGALDSIDMQAEPRAVLGQTGRHFLTFVTSQFGQQIFRICVAESDRFPELGQRFYDSGPAVFRSVMAAYFKEAQGRGELQIDDFVFAADQFGELCKAAVWARLIFGVAQSVSREEIDRVVDGAVETFMARYGT, encoded by the coding sequence ATGACCAACACCGCAGAGACCATCCGCAAAGGACGCAAGTTTGACCAGGTGCTGGACGGCGCGCGTCAGGTGTTCATGGCGGACGGGTTCGAGGGTGCCAGCGTGGATGAGATCGCGCGGGTCGCCAGTGTCTCAAAGGCCACGCTTTACAGCTATTTCCCGGACAAACGGCTGCTGTTCATGGAAGTGGCCAACCGGGAATGTCAGCGCCAGGCGCATGGTGCGCTCGACAGTATCGACATGCAGGCCGAGCCGCGCGCGGTTCTGGGCCAGACGGGTCGGCATTTTCTGACCTTTGTGACCTCGCAGTTCGGCCAGCAGATTTTCCGGATCTGTGTCGCGGAATCGGACCGGTTTCCGGAGCTTGGGCAGCGGTTTTACGATTCCGGTCCGGCGGTATTCCGGTCGGTGATGGCGGCTTATTTCAAAGAGGCGCAGGGGCGCGGCGAGCTGCAGATCGATGATTTTGTATTTGCGGCGGATCAGTTCGGCGAGCTTTGTAAGGCGGCCGTCTGGGCGCGGCTGATTTTCGGCGTGGCGCAGAGCGTCAGCCGGGAAGAGATTGACCGCGTGGTCGACGGTGCGGTCGAGACTTTCATGGCGCGCTACGGCACCTGA
- a CDS encoding HAD family hydrolase, protein MTPKAVVFDIGNVLIEWQPERFYDAEIGEDRRRAMFAEVDLHGMNELVDQGHPFTETIYATAEKYPPWRDEIRMWHDRWIELATPAIDYSVRLMKALQAKGVPVFSLTNFGTGSYDYAATHYPFLREFDRDFISGHLRVTKPSEGIYARLEETSGLSGADLIFTDDRDDNIAAADARGWQTHLFEGPDGWAGRLISAGLLTEAEAR, encoded by the coding sequence ATCACCCCGAAAGCCGTTGTATTCGACATCGGCAATGTCCTGATCGAATGGCAGCCCGAACGGTTTTACGATGCCGAAATCGGCGAAGATCGCCGCCGCGCGATGTTTGCCGAAGTGGATCTGCACGGCATGAATGAACTGGTCGATCAGGGTCACCCTTTTACCGAAACCATTTATGCCACCGCTGAGAAATATCCCCCTTGGCGCGATGAGATCAGGATGTGGCACGACCGCTGGATTGAGCTTGCCACCCCTGCCATCGACTACTCTGTGCGCTTGATGAAGGCGCTGCAGGCCAAAGGCGTTCCGGTGTTCTCCCTGACCAATTTCGGCACCGGAAGCTATGATTATGCCGCCACACACTATCCGTTCCTGCGTGAATTTGACCGGGATTTCATCTCAGGCCACCTGCGCGTCACCAAGCCATCGGAAGGGATCTACGCCCGGCTGGAAGAAACCTCGGGGCTCAGCGGCGCGGATCTGATCTTCACCGATGACCGCGATGATAACATCGCCGCCGCAGATGCACGGGGCTGGCAGACGCATCTCTTTGAGGGGCCGGATGGCTGGGCCGGACGCCTTATTTCTGCCGGACTTCTCACGGAAGCTGAAGCGCGATGA
- the mbfA gene encoding iron exporter MbfA, whose amino-acid sequence MRFSISRKRFSDLSEQEILALAISSEEDDARIYRGYAESLRAGYPDSAKVFDGMAAEEDTHRKRLIDLHRQRFGDVIPLIRREHVAGYYNRRPVWLVENLGLERIRAEAEAMEREAEAFYLKAAKRTSDAPTRKLLGDLAAAEAGHQNTAEALEQKHLSGDARDREEDAAKRQFILTWVQPGLAGLMDGSVSTLAPIFATAFATQDTWTTFLVGLAASVGAGISMGFTEAASDDGQLSGRGSPVKRGIASGVMTTVGGLGHALPYLITDFRTATIIAIIVVFVELWAIAWIQNKFMETPFFRAAFQVVLGGALVFAAGVLIGSG is encoded by the coding sequence ATGCGGTTTTCAATTTCACGCAAACGTTTTTCTGACCTGAGCGAACAGGAGATCCTGGCGCTTGCGATTTCCTCAGAGGAAGACGATGCGCGCATCTATCGCGGCTATGCAGAAAGCCTGCGGGCCGGTTACCCCGACAGCGCAAAGGTCTTTGACGGCATGGCCGCCGAAGAGGACACGCACCGAAAGCGGCTTATTGATCTGCACAGGCAACGCTTTGGCGATGTCATTCCGCTCATCCGGCGCGAACATGTGGCAGGGTATTACAACCGCCGCCCCGTCTGGCTTGTGGAAAACCTCGGCCTGGAACGGATCCGCGCCGAAGCCGAAGCAATGGAGCGCGAGGCCGAAGCGTTTTATCTCAAAGCGGCCAAACGCACCTCCGACGCCCCGACCCGCAAACTGCTGGGCGATCTGGCCGCCGCCGAGGCCGGACACCAGAACACCGCCGAAGCACTTGAGCAGAAACACCTCAGCGGCGACGCCCGGGACCGCGAAGAAGACGCGGCCAAGCGCCAGTTTATCCTCACCTGGGTGCAACCCGGCCTTGCGGGTCTTATGGACGGGTCGGTCTCGACCCTGGCACCGATTTTCGCCACCGCCTTCGCCACGCAGGACACATGGACCACGTTTCTGGTAGGCCTTGCCGCCTCTGTCGGCGCAGGCATTTCGATGGGCTTCACCGAAGCTGCCTCCGACGACGGGCAGCTTTCGGGCCGCGGCTCTCCCGTCAAACGCGGCATCGCCTCTGGCGTGATGACCACGGTGGGCGGGCTGGGCCACGCTCTGCCCTATCTGATCACAGATTTCCGGACGGCGACCATCATCGCCATCATCGTGGTTTTTGTCGAACTCTGGGCGATTGCCTGGATCCAGAACAAATTCATGGAAACCCCCTTCTTCCGTGCCGCTTTTCAGGTCGTTCTGGGGGGCGCTCTGGTCTTTGCCGCCGGGGTTCTGATCGGGTCGGGTTGA
- the fghA gene encoding S-formylglutathione hydrolase, producing METISENACFGGTQGVYTHASEACACDMTFGLFQPAEARDGPVPLLWFLSGLTCTHENAMTKAGAQSWAAEQGIALVFPDTSPRGEGVASDDAYDLGQGAGFYVNATQDPWKPHFQMWDYVTEELPALLGENFALDMERQAITGHSMGGHGALTIAMSLPGRFRSVSAFAPIVHPTASDWGRKQFTAYLGEDEAAWAAHDATLLMRERGFDGPVLIDTGTNDQFIDLLKPESFAEAVSARRQQATLRLQPGYDHSYFFISTFMEEHVAFHADALYA from the coding sequence ATGGAAACCATCTCGGAAAACGCCTGTTTCGGCGGCACGCAAGGCGTTTATACCCACGCCTCTGAGGCCTGCGCCTGCGACATGACCTTCGGCCTTTTTCAGCCCGCCGAAGCGCGTGACGGACCGGTGCCGCTCCTGTGGTTCCTCTCGGGCCTCACCTGCACCCATGAAAACGCAATGACCAAAGCAGGCGCGCAGTCCTGGGCCGCCGAGCAGGGCATCGCGCTGGTCTTTCCGGATACCTCGCCGCGCGGCGAGGGCGTGGCCAGTGACGACGCCTATGACCTGGGCCAGGGCGCGGGCTTTTACGTCAATGCGACGCAGGACCCATGGAAGCCGCATTTTCAGATGTGGGACTATGTGACGGAAGAGCTTCCCGCTCTGCTGGGTGAGAACTTTGCGCTCGATATGGAACGCCAGGCGATCACCGGGCACTCGATGGGCGGGCATGGTGCGCTGACCATCGCGATGTCCCTTCCGGGACGCTTCCGGTCGGTCTCCGCCTTTGCGCCGATTGTACACCCTACGGCCAGCGACTGGGGCCGCAAACAGTTCACCGCCTACCTGGGCGAGGACGAGGCCGCCTGGGCCGCGCACGACGCGACCCTGCTGATGCGCGAGCGTGGCTTTGACGGGCCCGTGCTCATCGACACCGGGACAAACGACCAGTTCATTGATCTGCTGAAACCCGAAAGCTTTGCCGAAGCCGTCAGCGCCCGCCGGCAACAGGCAACGCTGCGCCTTCAGCCCGGGTATGATCACAGCTATTTCTTCATTTCGACCTTCATGGAAGAGCATGTGGCCTTCCACGCCGACGCGCTCTACGCATGA